Proteins from a genomic interval of Oncorhynchus nerka isolate Pitt River linkage group LG13, Oner_Uvic_2.0, whole genome shotgun sequence:
- the LOC115140572 gene encoding neuropeptide Y receptor type 1-like has protein sequence MEVSHVNNSSHHSWWKEMPWGDTDECTSFWSGTTFLIVAYSALVAVGLIGNTCLVFVITRQKEMRNVTNIFIANLSISDILMCIVCLPVTIIYTLMDRWILGEALCKVTPFVQCISVTVSIFTLVLIAMERHQLIIHPTGWKPMVRHSYLAVAFTWLVACFISLPFLFFNVLDNSPFQNMSLPFNLFTDHFICMERWPSEHNRLAYTTSLLLFQYCLPLILILVCYLRIFLRLRQRKYMVERARDNCQKKAKGSKRINAMLASIVVVFALCWLPLNIFNTLFDWNHQAIPSCQHDIIFSACHLTAMASTCVNPIIYGFLNSNFQKELKSTLYHCRCWGSPESYESFPLSIVSTEVTKGSTLSKGSISMNVQS, from the coding sequence ATGGAGGTGTCCCATGTGAACAATAGCAGTCATCACTCCTGGTGGAAAGAGATGCCTTGGGGCGACACAGACGAGTGCACCTCCTTCTGGAGTGGCACCACCTTCCTGATAGTTGCCTACAGCGCACTGGTCGCGGTTGGCCTTATCGGTAACACCTGCCTGGTGTTTGTCATCACACGGCAGAAGGAGATGCGGAATGTCACCAACATCTTCATCGCCAACCTGTCCATCTCTGACATCCTCATGTGCATTGTGTGCCTGCCTGTAACCATCATCTACACCCTGATGGACCGCTGGATCCTGGGGGAGGCACTCTGTAAGGTCACACCCTTTGTCCAGTGCATCTCTGTCACGGTTTCCATCTTCACCCTTGTCCTCATAGCCATGGAGCGCCACCAACTCATCATCCACCCCACTGGATGGAAGCCCATGGTGCGCCACTCCTACCTGGCTGTAGCCTTCACCTGGTTAGTGGCCTGCttcatctctcttcctttcctcttcttcaacGTCCTCGACAACAGTCCTTTCCAGAACATGAGCCTCCCGTTCAATCTCTTCACTGACCACTTCATCTGTATGGAGCGATGGCCCTCAGAGCACAACCGACTGGCCTACACCACCTCCCTGCTGCTCTTCCAGTACTGCCTTCCCCTCATCCTCATCCTGGTCTGCTACCTGCGCATCTTCCTGCGTCTCCGACAGAGAAAATACATGGTGGAGCGAGCCAGGGACAACTGTCAGAAGAAAGCCAAGGGGTCAAAGAGGATCAATGCCATGTTGGCCTCCATTGTGGTAGTGTTTGCCCTCTGCTGGCTCCCGCTCAACATCTTCAATACCTTGTTTGACTGGAACCACCAGGCCATCCCATCCTGCCAGCATGACATAATCTTCTCTGCCTGCCACCTCACAGCCATGGCCTCCACCTGTGTCAATCCCATAATCTACGGCTTTCTCAACAGTAACTTCCAGAAAGAGCTAAAATCTACCCTATACCACTGCCGCTGCTGGGGGTCACCAGAGAGTTATGAGAGCTTCCCTCTTTCTATTGTCAGCACAGAGGTCACCAAGGGGTCAACCTTGAGCAAAGGATCAATTAGCATGAATGTACAGTCCTGA